The sequence below is a genomic window from Nitrospiria bacterium.
CGCATCTTTGTGCCGTCCAGAGCAACCCTTGAGAGCAGGGCAAATCCCATCTCTTTGGCCAATTTCACCGTCTGCACAAATAAATCTGCCATCTCCTCCCGGTGCCGCGCTCTAAACTCAATGAAGGTCTTAAAGGCAGGCCCGCCGCGGCGGGCAGGCGTCTGCATCCCCGCTAAATATTTAAAGGCCAGGTTCTCTCCACAAGCACGTGAAAGCTTCCGCGAACTGAAAACCCCGACCGTCATGCCGTATAAGATCACCTTCAGCATCATCCGCGGCGAATAGGCCGGCTGCCCCATCTCTCCGTACCGATGCATAAAGACCTTGATGTCCAACTTCTCCACCATATCGTTAATCAGATGGGCAGGATGTCTCTCATCAATGAATTCTTTTACGCTCGGTGGCAATAGAAACATTTGGTCCTGATCATATGGGCGAAACATGGGGCTCCTCCAAATTGAGTCTCTAATCCTCACACTTTATCATATATCCCTAAAAAAATTAATCCAAAAAAGACTATTGCTCAGGCTCCTAGTGTAGTGAGTCCAACGCTTCTTTACAAATCCCGTTCACCCTGAGCCTGTCGAAGGGTGCAATATTTCAATGGGTTCCGTTCATGGTTCGACAAGCTCACCACGAACGGTGTGTAAAGGAATTTATGACTCAGTACACTAGGATGCTTTCCTGCTCCGGCTCTTACCATATTCAGACCGATATACACCAAACACTGAATAAAATGTTCACCGGTCTCAATTGCGGTTGCGTGATAACGGTCCTCCCAATATCCACCGCTTCTTCCTTTCCTTTGGTTGTAGGCCTGCCCAGTTCTCCCTGCAATCAATTGCAGACTTTTAGAAATTACCTTTTCACCGCTATTGATCACCAATAAATGGATGTGGTTTGAGGTCACCATATAATTCAGCACGCGAAGGTGAAAGAGCTTTTTGGCCTCATACAACCAATCCATCCAGCAGTCCCGGTCCTTTGAAAATTTCAGTAGAAAATCCCTATGATGACATCGATGGGTAATATGCCACACTGTGTTAGGAACATAATGTCGATTGGCTCTTGCCATTTTTTTCTTAATACCTAGGTTTTTATCACCAAAAACATCTCTTTAAGCCTTAAAAACCTACCTCAAATTATTACAACCTTGTTTTATTTCAATTATTTAATTTGCTCCGACTCCGGATTAGCCGGACTACTTCCTTGATGGATACGCCTTTAACGATAATTTTCCTCATTCTCCCCTATCGCACACCGAAGAAATTTTTCTCTAACTAAAATTATTTTTCCAGACACTTTTTTTGATGAATCTGCCCCATCTCTCCGGATAAGCCTTTTGATGAGGACCAAATGGGAATTTTAATGTTTTGGGCTCACAAGGTTCAAGAGTCTAGTGAATAAAATAACAAGGGTATTATAAGATGGAAGAAAAATAAAATGAAAAATCAACCAACGGCTTATAGATCCAAGGGTCAATTATCCATTTTTTTCTTTAAAAAAAGGTAGGCCGATCTGAGGTCGGAGTATTTTTGACAATTGGGATATTATTCCCGTTTGTATATTCACCAGGTGGGTTTAGCTCATTGAAAAATATTGGTGCCGGAGGGGGGAATCGAACCCCCATGGAGTCAAACCCCGCGGGATTTTGAGTCCCGTGCGTCTACCAATTTCACCACTCCGGCAACTTATTTTTTTTTACCTATAAAATGGCCATACTTTAAAGCCCTTTGGGTTATCTGTCAAGGGTTTTGGTCGCTTGGCAAAAAAGAGGTTTAGTTCTTTAATAATTCATCAAAATCAATTTTCATATTATGTTTTTCCCATTTAAATTATTTTTCAGTTCCCTTTTTCCTTCTGTTTTTTAAAAAATAGTCAATTTCAGTCAACTCCTAAGTAATCAAAAATAAAGACTAAATTAGAACTTTTGGTGAATAAAATTCCCTTTTACACTTTTGTGGATCAAAATCATTTTTCTTAAAAAATTGATTTATTAATGGGTTAGGTGAGTTATCCACAACAATTACCTTAGGGAATAAAAATTGCATATGTATTATAAAAATGTCCTTTTAATTTTTTTAAAAAGTCTTACCTCTATATCGGACCTGGCAAAAATGAGGCAAAAACCCCACATCCCTCTTTTAGTTTATTTTGCATTTTCTCTATTTTTTGTGGGGACCCAAAATCCCATTGTCCCAAAAATATCCTATTCTGCGGATACAGCAACTCTTAACTTAACCAATGCACTTGGGGTTGGGGGAACTTTATTGGCGAGTCCTCCCGCAAGCTGTACCGGAGTTCCCAATGGTTTCAATGGAGATTGCGGGACCAGAGGATCTGCAGCAGTTAATGCTTGGGTTAATGGAAACTTTGCCAGTGGAACCAACTGGAATGAAATTGAAAATGCTTCTGTCTCGGCTACCATTGACCGAACCACCCTTCTGGCTATTCCACCTCCCAGTTTAAAAGCCCCAACAGATATTGGAACCAGTTGGATTCCAGAATATTGTAATCAACCCTCCTGTGGGCATCTACTTAAAGGAGATGTTATTTTTGTGGATGAAAATGGGGACGGTGTTTTTGATGATACCTGGTATGATGATGATAATGACAATGTCCGGGAAGCGGGTGAGGTGGACCGACTCCGGGCAGACCAATTTGGCTGGGGGGCAACCAGTACAATTTTAGATTTTACCAAAATCGGCGGTCCCACCAAGCTTCAAATTGTCCAAGGAAGCGGAGTCACCCCGCCGGGGCTTTCAAGAGCAAGGGTCCGTGTCGCTCTGGGACCTGATTGGGATTGTGTTATGGTTACCAACCAGAATTGTGTTCTGGATGGTATTGTTGAAGCCCAGGGAAGTGACCCTACCACCACAATTGATGATAACGAGTTTTATG
It includes:
- a CDS encoding transposase, producing MFRPYDQDQMFLLPPSVKEFIDERHPAHLINDMVEKLDIKVFMHRYGEMGQPAYSPRMMLKVILYGMTVGVFSSRKLSRACGENLAFKYLAGMQTPARRGGPAFKTFIEFRARHREEMADLFVQTVKLAKEMGFALLSRVALDGTKMR